GCATGGGAGAAAAACAAACATGCCAGCATAAAAAGTACTAGGTTCTTTTTCACGATCATTCTTCCTTGCGGTGTTAATCCGCGAAACGAGTGTGTGTATCACTCAAGTGCTAAAAAATCGCTTCTGGTCTGGTTAAAACCGAAGCAAAAGCTATTCAAAACTGTCAGCAAAAAATAGCGCTTCCAAAGCGACTGGTTCTCCACTCAAACTTCCTCTGTATATCTGACAGGTAATTTGAGGAAAACCTTTTAAATCAATATTCCAATGGCACATTCCCAAGTACTTTTCACCATTCTTCTGAAAGGCTATTTGTAACACTTCTGCTGTATCACCATCTTGGTTGATGCTTTGCAGTTCGGCATCAGCAGACAAGGTTTTTCCCGCCAGTTCACGGCTTATAAAAAGGAAAAGACCTTCACTCTCAAAGGTGGCATGGATATAGGTGCGGCCAAGGTAGCTAGCACCAGTATCTTTATTGAACCCCAACAGGTGGTAGTGACCATGCAGCACATGCTGGGGTGATACCGGATACTCAGAATCATCCGTTGATATTGAGTTCATCGCATTATCTTCATTGGGTATGGAAATAACCAATAACAGTACAAGCAATGCAAAACAGATCTTTGTGAGCATTTTCTATACACCATACGAAGTACGCCTTATTGTTGCTCCGCCTTAATCGCTTCTTGTGGCTTCAAAAGGATCGGCGGTTTTATTGGCAAACGGCTCTGTTATCACGGGTTGAAACGGTTTTAAGGTCTAATAACTTACCTTGGTTGTAAGTGCGGTACTCAATAACGCCTCCCTGAAACTGTTCAACGATGCCGGTAACAGGCTTGTTATCGGTAACTCTGTAAGTGATTTTTTTCTGAGTGTAGGTAGGTTCGCTAATAACCTGATAAGTGGCGCAGCCTGAAATAACTGAGACAACGATTATGGCGAAAATAGATTTGAACAGACGCATAATTCCTCAATATAAGTTTTTCGTTATAAACTCGTTTTATATGCGCGAAGATACAGATATAGAGGCGATATTTCAGAATAAAAGTGTATCTATATATTTCAAAATGGCGTTGAAGGAGTGACAACTTCTCGTGCGATGTATGATGATGAAGTTATGAAGAATAAGAGTGGATCTGACGGACTAAATCTTACCTTAGGGTTCAATTTCACTACCGTCCCAGGCAAAGCATTTTCCACTCTGTTCTTGGGTAAGTTGATCAATAACGTTATGCAGGCACTCAGTAGCGTAGTCAGGTGAAAATACCTTATTTTTCGGAATGTTATTTTGAAACGGTTTAGATAGCGGGCTATTCACTGTGCCGGGGTGAAGGCCTGCTATGATGGCCGATTTGTTTACTCTCTCTGTTTCTATAGCAATACACTTTGTCACCATATTCAAGGCCGCTTTTGAAGCCCGGTAAGAGTACCATCCTCCCAGGCAGTTATCAGAAATGCTGCCGACTCTTGCGGAAAGAACGGCAAACACCGAACGGCTTTGCTTATTCAGTTTCGGTACAAAGTGCTTAGCCATTAATGATGGAAGTACGGTATTGATATGCAGATATTTTTGCATCTGTTCTGCTGATATTTGTTTTATGGATTTTTCCGGCAAAAATTCATTGCAGTGAAGCAGCCCTACCGTCACTACAACCAAATCAAGAGGGTAGGCAGAGCAACAAGCGTCAGCGCAAGATTGCAGCTGGTGTTCGTCGTTGTAATCTATTTTATGGTGAGTCACATTCTCTATCTCAGTGTTTTGAGTATGTCTGGATAGCGCATGAATAGTCGCCTCTGGGTAGTTAGCAGCAACCAGTTTTGTCAGCGAGGAGCCTATAGTTCCGGAACTTCCTATAATGGCAATGTTTTTATACATAAACTGTTTTCCATAAATTGTTTAAGGACCATACGGTTGGAAACAGCGAAAAGATCAGATAAGTCAGGTAGCAGCGTATGGAAACTAAACGCAGCTCTAATCTTATTAAGTTTGAACGTTAGATACGGCTTGGGTGGTCATAATGATATTAAGCGGTTAACTATCGAAAAATAGCAAAGCTGACATTTACATACCTTGTGTTCATAACGGACTTTTTTCTTGGCGCTAGTTTTCACCTGAGTGGGATAACCTTCTGTTTTATCAGGTTGAAAGTGTCGAATGATATGAAATATATGTTATATGCCTCGAAAATATGAAGTTATTTGTACCCATTGGACGATTATTTAGTTAGCTTTGATGAAGTGTATAGATTGCAATCTATATTGATTGGGGTCTATAATTTTTCTGGCAACTACTGAAAGTGATTAAATGCATGTGGAATGTGGTTTTGCGTCCGGTTTTTATAGACTGGTTTCGAGCTCTGGAAAGTAAAGACAAGATTAATGTTAGAGCTTCCATTGAACTGTTGAAACAAGTGGGGCCGAACCTTTCGAGACCTCATGCTGATACGCTAAAGGGGAGTCGCCTTAGAAAGCTAAAGGAGCTTAGAGTGCAAAGCAGCGGGAAACCTATAAGGGTGCTGTTTGCTTTTGATCCTGAACGGCAATGTGTTGTTTTATGTGGTGGTAACAAAACTGCTGACAAAAAGTTTTATAAGAAAATAATACCGTTGGCGGAGCGAGAGTTTTCAAAACATCTAAAGGAGCGAAACAATGAAAAGCCAACCTCTTAATGTTCTTGATGAGTTAATGAGTGAAGAAGAGCTGGAACAGGCAAAGGTAAAAGCTGAGTCAATGCTGTTTGAGTTAAATCTGGCAGAGCTTCG
This is a stretch of genomic DNA from Vibrio sp. SCSIO 43137. It encodes these proteins:
- a CDS encoding type II toxin-antitoxin system RelE/ParE family toxin; the encoded protein is MWNVVLRPVFIDWFRALESKDKINVRASIELLKQVGPNLSRPHADTLKGSRLRKLKELRVQSSGKPIRVLFAFDPERQCVVLCGGNKTADKKFYKKIIPLAEREFSKHLKERNNEKPTS
- a CDS encoding SDR family NAD(P)-dependent oxidoreductase; protein product: MYKNIAIIGSSGTIGSSLTKLVAANYPEATIHALSRHTQNTEIENVTHHKIDYNDEHQLQSCADACCSAYPLDLVVVTVGLLHCNEFLPEKSIKQISAEQMQKYLHINTVLPSLMAKHFVPKLNKQSRSVFAVLSARVGSISDNCLGGWYSYRASKAALNMVTKCIAIETERVNKSAIIAGLHPGTVNSPLSKPFQNNIPKNKVFSPDYATECLHNVIDQLTQEQSGKCFAWDGSEIEP